In one Bemisia tabaci unplaced genomic scaffold, PGI_BMITA_v3 genomic region, the following are encoded:
- the LOC109040894 gene encoding uncharacterized protein, giving the protein MWLLHLPLFFASVAGSLSVKFPKSSKANDPLTPADVLQEFQSRPPSGPEDLRRLFFRDAYPFWQPEPPVLKSGDPLILTSLLENGEIEEARRLSRVKLPNYEEEIESYSGFFNIDKAHNSNLFYWFFPSQQVSTPVCLSRYSCLSLVA; this is encoded by the coding sequence ATGTGGCTTCTACATCTCCCACTATTCTTCGCCAGCGTGGCCGGGTCACTCTCGGTCAAGTTCCCCAAGTCCTCGAAGGCGAACGACCCCCTCACGCCTGCCGACGTCTTGCAGGAGTTCCAGTCTCGACCTCCGTCCGGCCCGGAAGACCTACGGCGGTTATTCTTCCGGGATGCCTACCCCTTTTGGCAACCGGAGCCACCGGTGCTCAAGTCAGGGGATCCCCTCATCTTGACTTCACTCCTGGAGAACGGCGAAATCGAGGAGGCTCGCAGGTTAAGCCGCGTCAAGCTTCCCAACTACGAGGAGGAAATTGAGAGCTACTCAGGGTTCTTCAACATCGACAAGGCGCACAACTCCAACTTGTTCTACTGGTTCTTTCCGTCTCAGCAGGTATCCACTCCTGTTTGTCTGTCCAGATATTCCTGCTTATCTCTAGTAGCATGA